A stretch of Hyla sarda isolate aHylSar1 unplaced genomic scaffold, aHylSar1.hap1 scaffold_320, whole genome shotgun sequence DNA encodes these proteins:
- the SRF gene encoding serum response factor isoform X2, translating into MLPSQAGASPGNGSSLGRNPGMALPRRAGNGGSPGRGRPQGGGGGPRFEVTPGGAVVYSGSEATSDSGDDDEGPAVSRGVKRGLTELELGVPEPGGPGAVSGGYPGSSAAVSGAKPGKKTRGRVKIKMEFIDNKLRRYTTFSKRKTGIMKKAYELSTLTGTQVLLLVASETGHVYTFATRKLQPMITSETGKALIQTCLNSPDSPPRSDPSTDQRMSATGFEETDLTYQVSESDSSGETKDSLKPAFTVSNLPGTSSIQTAPTTSTSMQVTSGHTFPITNYLAPVTSANGTILKTEGGAMSSGGLMQLPTGFTLMSGGAVAQQVPVQAIQVHPATQASPSSDSSSDLVQTSSSGTVTLPAAIMTSSVPTTVSGHMMYSSPHAVMYAPTQGLADGSLAVLNAFSSGPPMQVSHSQDQGGVQQVFLTAPSGTVQIPVSAVQLHQMAVIGQQSGSSSNLTELQVVNLEPSHNSKND; encoded by the exons ATGCTTCCCAGCCAGGCCGGGGCCTCCCCGGGGAACGGCTCGTCTCTAGGCCGTAACCCCGGGATGGCGCTGCCTCGCCGGGCAGGTAACGGCGGCTCTCCGGGCCGGGGGCGGccgcagggaggaggaggagggccccGCTTCGAGGTGACTCCGGGCGGCGCGGTGGTGTACAGCGGCAGTGAGGCCACCTCCGACTCCGGGGACGACGATGAAGGTCCGGCCGTGTCCCGCGGGGTGAAGCGCGGCCTGACGGAGCTGGAGCTCGGTGTGCCTGAGCCGGGGGGCCCCGGGGCTGTGTCTGGAGGATATCCCGGGTCCAGCGCAGCCGTGTCCGGGGCCAAACCGGGGAAGAAGACCCGGGGCCGCGTCAAGATCAAGATGGAGTTTATCGATAACAAGCTGCGGAGGTACACGACGTTCAGCAAGAGGAAGACCGGGATCATGAAGAAG GCATACGAGTTGTCCACGCTGACGGGGACgcaggtcctgctgctggtggcCAGTGAGACCGGACACGTCTACACCTTCGCCACTAGAAAGCTTCAACCAATGATCACCAGCGAGACGGGGAAAGCGTTAATACAGACTTGTCTGAACTCTCCGGACTCTCCCCCTCGCTCAGACCCCTCCACTGACCAGCGCATGAGCGCCACCGGCTTCGAAGAGACGGATCTCACCTACCAAGTGTCTGAGTCAGACAGCAGCGGAGAAACAAAG GACTCTCTGAAGCCGGCATTTACCGTGTCCAACCTTCCCGGCACTTCCAGCATCCAGACAGCGCCCACCACCTCCACATCCATGCAGGTCACCAGCGGGCACACCTTTCCCATCACCAACTACCTGGCACCCGTCACCAGCGCCAATGGAACGATCTTGAAGACAGAGGGCGGGGCCATGAGTTCGGGGGGTCTCATGCAGCTCCCCACCGGCTTCACACTCATGTCTG ggggcgctgtcGCTCAGCAAGTACCGGTGCAGGCGATCCAGGTTCATCCGGCCACTCAGGCCTCCCCGTCCAGTGACAGCAGCTCTGACCTAGTGCAGACGTCATCCAGTGGAACAg TGACCCTCCCTGCTGCTATCATGACCTCGTCTGTGCCCACCACAGTAAGCGGTCACATGATGTACTCCAGCCCACATGCTGTCATGTACGCTCCCACTCAGGGTTTGGCGGACGGGAGCCTGGCCGTGCTCAATGCCTTCTCCTCGGGGCCCCCAATGCAGGTGTCCCACTCCCAGGATCAGG GCGGAGTGCAGCAGGTTTTTCTCACGGCGCCGTCCGGCACTGTCCAGATCCCGGTGTCTGCGGTTCAGCTCCACCAG ATGGCAGTGATCGGGCAGCAGTCTGGCAGCAGCAGTAACCTGACCGAGCTACAAGTGGTTAATCTGGAGCCGTCGCACAACAGCAAGAATGACTGA
- the SRF gene encoding serum response factor isoform X1: MLPSQAGASPGNGSSLGRNPGMALPRRAGNGGSPGRGRPQGGGGGPRFEVTPGGAVVYSGSEATSDSGDDDEGPAVSRGVKRGLTELELGVPEPGGPGAVSGGYPGSSAAVSGAKPGKKTRGRVKIKMEFIDNKLRRYTTFSKRKTGIMKKAYELSTLTGTQVLLLVASETGHVYTFATRKLQPMITSETGKALIQTCLNSPDSPPRSDPSTDQRMSATGFEETDLTYQVSESDSSGETKDSLKPAFTVSNLPGTSSIQTAPTTSTSMQVTSGHTFPITNYLAPVTSANGTILKTEGGAMSSGGLMQLPTGFTLMSAGGAVAQQVPVQAIQVHPATQASPSSDSSSDLVQTSSSGTVTLPAAIMTSSVPTTVSGHMMYSSPHAVMYAPTQGLADGSLAVLNAFSSGPPMQVSHSQDQGGVQQVFLTAPSGTVQIPVSAVQLHQMAVIGQQSGSSSNLTELQVVNLEPSHNSKND, from the exons ATGCTTCCCAGCCAGGCCGGGGCCTCCCCGGGGAACGGCTCGTCTCTAGGCCGTAACCCCGGGATGGCGCTGCCTCGCCGGGCAGGTAACGGCGGCTCTCCGGGCCGGGGGCGGccgcagggaggaggaggagggccccGCTTCGAGGTGACTCCGGGCGGCGCGGTGGTGTACAGCGGCAGTGAGGCCACCTCCGACTCCGGGGACGACGATGAAGGTCCGGCCGTGTCCCGCGGGGTGAAGCGCGGCCTGACGGAGCTGGAGCTCGGTGTGCCTGAGCCGGGGGGCCCCGGGGCTGTGTCTGGAGGATATCCCGGGTCCAGCGCAGCCGTGTCCGGGGCCAAACCGGGGAAGAAGACCCGGGGCCGCGTCAAGATCAAGATGGAGTTTATCGATAACAAGCTGCGGAGGTACACGACGTTCAGCAAGAGGAAGACCGGGATCATGAAGAAG GCATACGAGTTGTCCACGCTGACGGGGACgcaggtcctgctgctggtggcCAGTGAGACCGGACACGTCTACACCTTCGCCACTAGAAAGCTTCAACCAATGATCACCAGCGAGACGGGGAAAGCGTTAATACAGACTTGTCTGAACTCTCCGGACTCTCCCCCTCGCTCAGACCCCTCCACTGACCAGCGCATGAGCGCCACCGGCTTCGAAGAGACGGATCTCACCTACCAAGTGTCTGAGTCAGACAGCAGCGGAGAAACAAAG GACTCTCTGAAGCCGGCATTTACCGTGTCCAACCTTCCCGGCACTTCCAGCATCCAGACAGCGCCCACCACCTCCACATCCATGCAGGTCACCAGCGGGCACACCTTTCCCATCACCAACTACCTGGCACCCGTCACCAGCGCCAATGGAACGATCTTGAAGACAGAGGGCGGGGCCATGAGTTCGGGGGGTCTCATGCAGCTCCCCACCGGCTTCACACTCATGTCTG cagggggcgctgtcGCTCAGCAAGTACCGGTGCAGGCGATCCAGGTTCATCCGGCCACTCAGGCCTCCCCGTCCAGTGACAGCAGCTCTGACCTAGTGCAGACGTCATCCAGTGGAACAg TGACCCTCCCTGCTGCTATCATGACCTCGTCTGTGCCCACCACAGTAAGCGGTCACATGATGTACTCCAGCCCACATGCTGTCATGTACGCTCCCACTCAGGGTTTGGCGGACGGGAGCCTGGCCGTGCTCAATGCCTTCTCCTCGGGGCCCCCAATGCAGGTGTCCCACTCCCAGGATCAGG GCGGAGTGCAGCAGGTTTTTCTCACGGCGCCGTCCGGCACTGTCCAGATCCCGGTGTCTGCGGTTCAGCTCCACCAG ATGGCAGTGATCGGGCAGCAGTCTGGCAGCAGCAGTAACCTGACCGAGCTACAAGTGGTTAATCTGGAGCCGTCGCACAACAGCAAGAATGACTGA